The Pseudobacteriovorax antillogorgiicola genome includes the window TTCCGCTCCAAGCAAGAGAAGCTTGCTGAGAACTTTAGAAAGATGATTCTTGCTATGGCAAAGGACCTTCGGGTTATCATGGTAAAACTTTGCGATCGTCTTCACAATATGAGGACCATTGGCTCTCTTCAGGAAAACAAGCGACGACGGATATCTCAAGAAACACTGGATATCTATGCGCCGCTTGCAAATCGCCTCGGTATTTACGGCATCAAGAGCGAGCTAGAGGATCTTTGTTTACGCCATCTCCGCTACGAGACCTATCAAACCATTCGTAGCAAGATCGCTGCAAAAAAATCTGTTCGCGAAAAATACATTGCCGAAGTCATCGAGATCCTTGAAACAGAGTTAAGAAAATATGGTTTCAAAGAGATTCAAGTCTATGGCCGACCGAAGCACTTTTTTTCCATTTATAAGAAAATGGTCGACCGTCGCCTCGACTTCGAAGATATCCACGACCTCTTCGCATTTCGCATCATTGTAGATTCTATTAAGGACTGCTACGAAGCCTTAGGCGTAGTTCATGCCATGTGGAAGCCAATGCCAGGTCGATTTAAAGACTACATTGCCATGCCTAAAGCCAACATGTACCAGAGTCTTCACACCACAGTCATTCGCCCCAACGGCGAACCGGCAGAAATCCAGATTCGTACCCGTGAAATGCATGAAACTTGTGAGTTTGGTGTCGCTGCCCACTGGGCATACAAAGACAAGGACAACAAGCAAGTTGGCAGTACAGACATGGAAAAGTTTTCCTGGCTTCGTCAAATTGTGCAGTGGCAAAGCGAATTAAAAGATCCAGACGAGTTTTTAGAAGCCGTAAAAGTCGACCTATTCGACGAGGAGATTTTCGTTTTCACTCCGAAAGGGGATGTCTTCTCTTTGCCCAAAAATGCTACAGCCCTAGATTTCGCCTTCTCTGTCCACTCAGATGTGGGTTTGAAATGCATCGGTGTAAAAATCAATGGCCGCATGGCTCCCATTAAAAAACGGCTTAATTCTGGTGATATTGTCGAAGTTCTCACATCACCTCACCAGAAGCCGAGCAAAGACTGGCTCAACTTTATCGCGACATCCAAGGCTCGCAATAAGATTCGCTCCTTTTTAAGGAGTGAGCAGCGGGAACGAAGTCGTAAGATTGGTCGGGATCTACTCTCTCAGACACTGGACAAAGCAGGGCTTTCTATTGAAGACTTGGAAAAATCTGGTGATACAGATAAGCTCGTCAAAGCAGCTCGGGAAAGCAATTTTGATGATATCTTGATCGGTGTTGGTTATGGTCGGCTGAATGCCAATCAGCTGATTGCCAAAGCTTTTCCTCCGCCGGAACCGAAAGAGAATATTGAAGAGCAGCTTCATCGCGACAATATTGAAACCAGAGCACCCCAATCACAAAAGCGATCGTCAAATAAGAGCCCGATTCTGGTTTCAGGTTATGACGATGTCCTTGTAACTCTAGGACGTTGCTGTCAGCCACTCCCTGGGGAACCGATCATCGGATTTATCACCCGAGGGCGAGGTGTAACCGTTCACCGCAGTGCTTGTCCCCGCGCCTTGGACTTAGATCCAGCGCGGAAGATTCAGGTGGAATGGGGCGAGAAGACAGAAGGAAACAAGTCATATCATAAGTGCTACATATCACTTCGCACCCAAGATAAACCCGGCGTGCTCGCCGAAGTAACTAGTGTACTTTCTGCCTGTAATGCTAACGTTCATAAAGCTGAGGCTAAGGTCTCGTCTGACCTTACAGGGGTCTTAGAGTTCGAGCTTGGGGTTAAGAACCTTGAGCACCTGGAAGTTGTTGTGGCTAAGTTAGAAAATCTAAAATCCGTAGTCTCAGTGAGGCGGAAGAATATCGTTAAACAGCGTCGTTTACGAAGGGGTCGACACTCATGAAAAAACTACTTTTGATTACTTGCATGCTACCTTGGTTGATGGCATTTGGTGCTAAGCACTCTAGCCTAGAAACCAGCGTCGAAAACCAAGGCCAGGACCTTACCATCAAATTCAAAATCAAAGCCAATGATGGTCTGGAGCTAACCCACCAAGCCCCGTGGTCAGTCACGATAACCGAGGCTAAAGACCTTTCATTGGAAACCAAGAACGGAAAGTTCGTCACTAAGGAGTACGATAAGGACCTGCCTGGCTTTACCCTGAAAACCAAGGCTCAGTCACAATCTGGCTCTTTTAATTACAAGATGCGAGCCTTTGTCTGCAAAAAGGACAAGACTAAGTGCTTCCCCCAGACTCACAAAGGCAAGATTGATTGGTCTGTGGCCAAAAAATAGACCTTTAGAATCCATCCGGGTGGGCCTCATGCCATGCTATGGCTGTTCGGATGATATAGTCGAGGCTAGAATATTGGGCTTCAAAGCCCAGGCCTTCTCTAGCCTTTTCAACCGCAGTATACAGAGCCGGAGGATCTCCCGGACGGGGATCCCCATAGCTAAACTCAACGGGTCGGCCAACGACCTTTTCGATAGTCTTGACAATCTCAAGATTGGAATAGCCCTGCCCTGTCCCTAACTGATAGACATCATAGAATCCTTTAGGCTTCTTGATCAAAATCTCTGCAGCTTTGATATGAGCAATAGCCAAGTCTTTAACATGGATGTAATCCCGCACGCAGGTTCCATCTGGTGTATCGAACACATCTCCAAAAATAACCAACGGCTTTCCACCTAAGGTGGACTTGATCACATTGGGAATCAAATGCGTCTCGCAGCGATGTGCTTCCCCAATACGAGCCGACTCGTGAGCACCGCAGGCATTAAAGTAGCGGAGAGCCATCCCCTTGATCCCATAGGCATTTGCATAGTCTTCGATTAAATACTCAGCCATAAGCTTTGAACGCCCATAGGGCGAGATCGGCTTTTTGGGGTCATTTTCCTTCATAGGCAATGATTCAGGCACTCCGAAGACCGCACATGTGGACGAGAAAACTAGGGGTGTTTGGGGACACTGCTCTCGCATGGCTTCCAGCAGGGTTCTGACACCCTCGACGTTATTGCGATAGTATTTGCTAGGATCGCTTACCGACTCTCCTACTAAAGCGTAGGCAGCGAAATGAAAAACAGCATCTGGATTTACATCCACGATAACTTTCTTTAAGAGCTGAAGATCGAGTAGGTCGCCCTCGACGAAGTCACAATCTGGGTGGAGCGCCTGCCGATGCCCTTCCGATAGGTTATCCAGCGCTATACACTGATAGCCTTGCTCGATCGCTTCATAAATGAAATGAGAACCAATATATCCAGCCCCACCAATAACCAAAAACTTCATAGCTCGCTGTCCTCACGGGTGTTGATATTGCCATCGTCGATTTCCAGCCTTTCCTGGAACGGTCCACGACTATCAAGTTCTAGCCATAGTAAATCAGCATTCTTGCAGTGGCAGGCAACACCATTGATCTGATCGATCAGAATTCGGTAGATACCACCTCTCTCGTTACAATATAAACGGCATATCTGTATTTTCTTTGCTGGGATCGAAGTCTGACATCCGAGTAACTGAGCCCCTAAGATTGCACAAAGAACGAATCGAAGCATACTACCTACCTTATTGCCGTCATATCAAATCACTAGATCTTGCCTTGATTTCCAATTTCAATCGATATCAACAAGTGGTTTCAAACGAAGGCTTTTCGCCACCGCGCCGCAGAGTTTATAGAGTATCCGCGACCCAACATTAGCATCCCACTCGTCTTCTCCAGGGGAAACCTCACTGAGATCAAAACCAATGACCTCACGCTTTGACTCCACTAGCAGCTCCAGAATATAGGAGGCCTCTGCAAAGCTAAGCCCGCCTGGTACTGGAGTTCCTGTGTGAGGACAGCAGGATGGGTCAAGGCCATCAATATCAAATGAAACATAGACTCGCGATGGAAGGTCTTTGAGAAACTCATCAATAATATGGTGGAAACTGGCCCCTTTGAAACGTTGCTCCTGCAAATCGCTATCGTAGAGAGTATCTACACGTGATGACTGGCTTGCCATGGTCTTCTCATCGAGAGAGAAATCACGAATCCCAATGGATTTTATTTTACTAACCTGCGGCACTTCTTCTAAGACATTGTACATTATCGAAGCGTGAGAGTACTGGAAGCCTTCGTAGGCCACGCGGAGATCATGATGGGCATCAATGTGTAAGACTCCAAAGTCGCCGTGATGCTCTCCCAAAGCCTTTATCAAACCAAGGGGAACGCTGTGGTCGCCACCTAAAACCACAGGCACCTGATCATTTTCGAGTAATTGGCTAGCCTTCCTATAAACCAAGCCATTGACTGAAGCACTCATGTTGTTGACGCGATCCAGGTCGTCTTGCTTAGGCATCACGCCACTTTCCCAGTCGTGAATTACTTTCTGGGCGATGTCTTTGGCCTCGCGATTGATTGCGACGAACTCCTGCCCTTCGTCTAAGTATGCAATCCCTGCTAAAAAGGGGTTTTCGTAGAAACGATCGTATAGGTCTAGCTGGTGGCTAACACCTTCTATCTGCTTGGGTGCCTTTGAAGTTCCCCCACCATAGGATGTTGTTGCTTCGAAAGGCACTGGAATGATCACGATCTGCGCATGTTTAGGACTTAAGCTTGCACCGAAAATCCCAGCATCCTCGGCAGGTGGGTTGCCTTTGGCCAGTGCTCTTAACTGATCTCGATAGTCTCGGCTCATATGAGTTCCTCAAAATGCTTGATACAATTATCTTGAGCTACACCTGACAAATTTTGACAACGACTTTGATATCCCTTGAATAGAGATTGGAAACCCTTGTCATTCTTCCAAGCTTGTAAACTCTTACCCACTCTAGCAGCTCGAAACTGATTTCGGCCAGCAAAGCCATCCTTTAAATCAGTGGCTAGCTGATAAAACTCTTTGGCTAAGAACAGTAGACGCTCTCTTTGATCTTGGCTCTCGACTTTGGCCGTTAGAAGAAGATCGCTGGTGATCCACTGCAATCGGCTCGCACGCCCCTGAGCAGACTTCCTAGCTTCAGCAGACCAGTATAGAGCCTCCTGATCCTTGTCTTGTGCAGCTGCTAGCGACGAGAGCGATGATTGATAGTACCAAGGGGTATCGGTTTGAGCTAGCTCCTTCTTCAACAGCCTTTCAGCTTGGTCATAGGCCTCCACAAGTCTCATCAAGTATGCTGCTCCAGAAATAACAGAATGCCTTTCATAGCTACTAGTAGCCTCTAGGTCAGCTTGTTGGGCCGCTGCTACAACTTGTGCTTTTAAGGCTTCTGGAGCTGCTTTTTTCGGTTGTTCGTCCTTATGAAATTGAATCAGTGGATAGATGGCCCAAAGCCTTGTATCCACTGAAACTCTCTTGGAACTTCGAATCACTTGTGCAGCCCAAAGCCACCGTTTTTTCCAGGAGTCGTAGGCACTGCTTTCAGAACTAAAAGCCCAGGAGAGAACGTCAACCCCTGAGCTATTGATAAAACCACGGGTTGCTAGCACGGTTTGCTCAGAACTAAAAACCCCATCAAGAAGCTGAGGCGCCTCTCGCCTAACATCATCCAGCCCTTCAACAGGGCTTTCTTCTTGGGCTAGTCGGCTTGAAAGGCCAAGGAAGTCGGCAATCA containing:
- a CDS encoding RelA/SpoT family protein, whose protein sequence is MTEVSQSKVESKTVPVTPEQEFEALLDSLDTYLPGQDRSSVHKAYEFAAKCHSDQTRRSGEPYITHPLAVANIVTTLKLDTASVVAAILHDTVEDTSATIEDIEEAFGTEVAHLVDGLTKISKIKFRSKQEKLAENFRKMILAMAKDLRVIMVKLCDRLHNMRTIGSLQENKRRRISQETLDIYAPLANRLGIYGIKSELEDLCLRHLRYETYQTIRSKIAAKKSVREKYIAEVIEILETELRKYGFKEIQVYGRPKHFFSIYKKMVDRRLDFEDIHDLFAFRIIVDSIKDCYEALGVVHAMWKPMPGRFKDYIAMPKANMYQSLHTTVIRPNGEPAEIQIRTREMHETCEFGVAAHWAYKDKDNKQVGSTDMEKFSWLRQIVQWQSELKDPDEFLEAVKVDLFDEEIFVFTPKGDVFSLPKNATALDFAFSVHSDVGLKCIGVKINGRMAPIKKRLNSGDIVEVLTSPHQKPSKDWLNFIATSKARNKIRSFLRSEQRERSRKIGRDLLSQTLDKAGLSIEDLEKSGDTDKLVKAARESNFDDILIGVGYGRLNANQLIAKAFPPPEPKENIEEQLHRDNIETRAPQSQKRSSNKSPILVSGYDDVLVTLGRCCQPLPGEPIIGFITRGRGVTVHRSACPRALDLDPARKIQVEWGEKTEGNKSYHKCYISLRTQDKPGVLAEVTSVLSACNANVHKAEAKVSSDLTGVLEFELGVKNLEHLEVVVAKLENLKSVVSVRRKNIVKQRRLRRGRHS
- a CDS encoding thioredoxin family protein, whose amino-acid sequence is MMKSWLVSLALLTQLGCTTTQSKSSKESTYHMEKVWYQGGMDNALKLSKAQNKPLFVYWGAVWCPPCNEIKDQVFSRSRFGELMGQFIPVYLDGDSEEAQIWADRLQAYGYPTILVLSPEGKEMLRLSGGVNLEEFELALAGAQNRSLDELVEKARSGKLDREGWQAISFISWGQLPEDQYPAKTIWAIQRDLLDSMPRGLQRERAVLIADFLGLSSRLAQEESPVEGLDDVRREAPQLLDGVFSSEQTVLATRGFINSSGVDVLSWAFSSESSAYDSWKKRWLWAAQVIRSSKRVSVDTRLWAIYPLIQFHKDEQPKKAAPEALKAQVVAAAQQADLEATSSYERHSVISGAAYLMRLVEAYDQAERLLKKELAQTDTPWYYQSSLSSLAAAQDKDQEALYWSAEARKSAQGRASRLQWITSDLLLTAKVESQDQRERLLFLAKEFYQLATDLKDGFAGRNQFRAARVGKSLQAWKNDKGFQSLFKGYQSRCQNLSGVAQDNCIKHFEELI
- a CDS encoding agmatinase family protein — its product is MSRDYRDQLRALAKGNPPAEDAGIFGASLSPKHAQIVIIPVPFEATTSYGGGTSKAPKQIEGVSHQLDLYDRFYENPFLAGIAYLDEGQEFVAINREAKDIAQKVIHDWESGVMPKQDDLDRVNNMSASVNGLVYRKASQLLENDQVPVVLGGDHSVPLGLIKALGEHHGDFGVLHIDAHHDLRVAYEGFQYSHASIMYNVLEEVPQVSKIKSIGIRDFSLDEKTMASQSSRVDTLYDSDLQEQRFKGASFHHIIDEFLKDLPSRVYVSFDIDGLDPSCCPHTGTPVPGGLSFAEASYILELLVESKREVIGFDLSEVSPGEDEWDANVGSRILYKLCGAVAKSLRLKPLVDID
- the galE gene encoding UDP-glucose 4-epimerase GalE, with amino-acid sequence MKFLVIGGAGYIGSHFIYEAIEQGYQCIALDNLSEGHRQALHPDCDFVEGDLLDLQLLKKVIVDVNPDAVFHFAAYALVGESVSDPSKYYRNNVEGVRTLLEAMREQCPQTPLVFSSTCAVFGVPESLPMKENDPKKPISPYGRSKLMAEYLIEDYANAYGIKGMALRYFNACGAHESARIGEAHRCETHLIPNVIKSTLGGKPLVIFGDVFDTPDGTCVRDYIHVKDLAIAHIKAAEILIKKPKGFYDVYQLGTGQGYSNLEIVKTIEKVVGRPVEFSYGDPRPGDPPALYTAVEKAREGLGFEAQYSSLDYIIRTAIAWHEAHPDGF